A stretch of the Medicago truncatula cultivar Jemalong A17 chromosome 5, MtrunA17r5.0-ANR, whole genome shotgun sequence genome encodes the following:
- the LOC11426285 gene encoding probable LRR receptor-like serine/threonine-protein kinase At3g47570 isoform X2: MKHFSFFLPIFWYLYLHLLLLVLPLNLTWFCPNRTVAIAEALALGNQTDHLALLQFKESISSDPNGVLDSWNSSIHFCNWHGITCNPMHQRVTKLNLQGYKLHGSMSPYIGNLSRIRNINLKNNTFFGKIPQELGRLLHLHQLLLDNNLFSGEIPINLTSCSNLKVLHLFGNNLTGKIPAEIGSLQKLIIVNIGKNNLTGGISPFIGNLSSLISFGVVYNNLEGDIPREICRLKNLIIITVTDNKLSGTFPPCLYNMSSLTLISTADNHFSGSLPSNMFQTLPNLRSFEIGGNKILGSIPTSIVNASTLTSFDISGNHFVGQVPSLGKLQDLNLLNLEMNILGDNSTKDLGFLKTMTNCSNLQVLSLAANNFGGCLPNSVGNLSFQLSELYLGGNEISGKIPEELGNLVNLTLLSMGHNHFEGIIPANFGKFQSMQRLDLRQNKLSGDIPYFIGNLSQLFDLHMEENMLEGNIPLSIGECQMLQYLNLSQNNLQGAIPLEIFSIFSLTTGLDLSQNSLSGSLPDEVGLLKNIHKLDVSENHLSGDIPITIGECISLEYLHLQGNSLHGTIPSTLASLKVLQYLDMSRNQLSGSIPEGLQNIVFLEYFNASFNMLEGEVPINGVFKNASGLSVTGNNKLCGGILELHLSPCPVNFIKPTQHHNFRLIAVLISVISFLLILMFILIMYCVRKRNRKSSSDTGTTDHLTKVSYQELHHGTDEFSDRNLIGSGSFGTVYKGNIVSQDKVVAIKVLNLKKKGAHKSFIAECNALKNIRHRNLVKVITCCSSIDYKGGEFKALVFDYMKNGSLEQWLYPWTVDSEYPRTLNLVQRLNISIDIASALHYLHCECEQVVIHCDIKPSNILLDDNMVAHVSDFGIARLISAIDGTSHKETSTTTISGTIGYAPPEYGMGSEASTYGDMYSFGMLVLEMITGRRPTDERFEDGQNLRTFAESSLADNLSQILNQHFVPRDEEAAIEDGNSENLIPAVKNCLVSVLRIGLACSRESPKERMNIVDVTRELNLIRTIFLEGVHASRVIKPEINFRHHLE; the protein is encoded by the exons ATGaagcatttttctttcttcttaccTATATTTTGGTATTTATACCTTCATCTCCTTCTTCTAGTTCTTCCTTTGAACTTAACTTGGTTTTGCCCAAACAGAACTGTAGCAATAGCAGAGGCCTTGGCATTAGGAAACCAAACTGATCATCTTGCATTGCTCCAATTCAAAGAATCAATATCCAGTGACCCAAATGGAGTCTTAGATTCTTGGAATTCTTCTATCCACTTCTGCAACTGGCATGGAATCACATGCAACCCCATGCATCAAAGAGTTACAAAATTGAACTTACAAGGATACAAGTTGCATGGATCCATGTCACCTTACATTGGCAATCTCTCTCGTATAAGAAACATCAACCTTAAAAACAATACCTTCTTTGGAAAAATTCCACAGGAACTCGGTCGGTTGTTACATCTGCATCAACTTTTGCTCGACAATAACTTGTTTTCAGGAGAAATTCCTATAAACTTGACAAGTTGTTCGAATCttaaagttttgcacttatttGGAAACAATCTAACTGGCAAAATACCAGCTGAAATTGGTTCTCTTCAAAAACTTATTATAGTGAACATtggaaaaaacaatttaacaggAGGAATCTCGCCATTCATAGGTAACCTTTCTTCCTTGATAAGTTTTGGGgttgtttataataatttagAGGGAGATATTCCACGAGAAATATGTCGCCTAAAAAACTTGATAATAATAACAGTGACTGACAACAAACTATCAGGTACATTTCCACCTTGTCTCTACAATATGTCATCTCTTACATTGATCTCAACAGCAGATAATCACTTTAGTGGCTCTCTTCCATCAAATATGTTCCAAACTCTCCCTAATCTCCGATCTTTTGAAATAGGAGGGAATAAAATCTTAGGTTCAATCCCAACTTCCATTGTAAATGCTTCTACTTTGACATCATTTGACATTAGTGGAAACCATTTTGTTGGACAAGTTCCAAGTCTAGGGAAGCTACAAGATCTTAATTTGCTAAATCTTGAAATGAACATTCTAGGTGACAATTCAACTAAGGATTTAGGGTTTTTGAAAACTATGACAAATTGTAGTAACTTACAAGTGCTTAGTTTAGCTGCTAATAATTTTGGAGGTTGCCTGCCAAATTCCGTGGGCAATTTATCCTTCCAACTTAGTGAACTATACCTTGGGGGTAATGAGATATCAGGAAAAATTCCAGAAGAGTTAGGAAATCTAGTAAACTTAACTCTCTTGAGCATGGGACATAACCACTTTGAAGGAATTATCCCGGCTAATTTTGGAAAGTTCCAAAGCATGCAAAGGTTAGATTTGCGTCAAAACAAGTTATCAGGAGATATACCATATTTCATAGGCAACCTCAGTCAGCTGTTTGATTTGCATATGGAAGAAAACATGTTAGAAGGAAATATTCCTTTGAGTATTGGGGAATGCCAAATGTTACAATATCTAAACCTTTCGCAAAACAACCTTCAAGGAGCCATACCCTTAgaaatttttagtattttttccTTAACAACGGGATTGGACTTATCACAAAATTCATTGAGTGGTAGTTTACCTGATGAAGTGGGTTtgctaaaaaatattcataagcTAGATGTCTCTGAAAATCATCTGTCGGGTGACATTCCAATAACAATTGGTGAATGCATAAGTTTAGAATACCTTCACTTACAGGGGAACTCTCTTCACGGAACCATACCTTCCACTTTGGCATCTCTCAAAGTTCTTCAATATTTAGACATGTCTAGAAATCAGTTGTCTGGATCAATTCCTGAAGGTCTCCAAAATATTGTTTTCCTAGAATACTTCAATGCATCTTTCAACATGTTGGAAGGTGAGGTTCCAATCAATGGTGTCTTTAAAAATGCAAGCGGTTTATCAGTGACTGGAAACAACAAGCTCTGTGGAGGAATTTTAGAGCTGCATCTATCTCCGTGCCCTGTCAACTTTATAAAACCTACACAACACCACAATTTTAGGTTGATAGCAGTATTAATTAGTGTGATTTCTTTCCTTCTTATACTGATGTTTATTCTAATCATGTACTGTGTGAGGAAAAGGAATAGGAAATCATCTTCTGATACAGGAACGACTGACCACCTAACTAAGGTTTCATACCAAGAACTACATCATGGAACTGATGAGTTCTCAGATAGAAATTTGATTGGATCAGGAAGTTTTGGTACCGTATACAAAGGAAATATTGTATCACAAGATAAAGTTGTTGCTATAAAGGTTCTGAACCTCAAAAAGAAGGGAGCTCATAAGAGTTTTATTGCTGAATGTAATGCACTCAAAAATATTAGACATCGAAATTTGGTCAAGGTTATAACATGTTGTTCTAGTATTGATTATAAAGGTGGAGAATTTAAAGCTTTAGTTTTTGATTACATGAAAAATGGAAGCTTAGAACAATGGCTTTATCCCTGGACAGTGGATTCAGAGTATCCTAGAACATTGAACCTTGTTCAAAGACTAAATATCTCCATTGATATTGCTTCTGCATTACATTATCTTCATTGTGAATGTGAGCAAGTGGTCATTCATTGTGATATCAAGCCAAGCAACATCCTTCTCGATGATAACATGGTTGCTCACGTGAGTGATTTTGGCATAGCAAGACTTATCTCAGCCATTGACGGTACCTCTCATAAGGAAACTAGTACAACTACAATATCAGGGACCATTGGCTATGCTCCCCCAG AGTATGGAATGGGTTCTGAAGCATCAAC ATATGGTGACATGTATAGCTTTGGGATGCTCGTGTTGGAAATGATTACTGGAAGAAGACCTACAGATGAAAGATTTGAGGATGGTCAAAATCTACGTACGTTTGCTGAAAGTTCATTAGCTGATAATCTTTCACAGATTTTGAACCAACATTTTGTACCAAGAGATGAAGAAGCAGCAATAGAAGATGGAAATAGTGAGAATCTTATTCCAGCTGTAAAGAATTGCTTAGTTTCAGTTTTAAGGATTGGACTTGCCTGTTCAAGAGAATCaccaaaagaaagaatgaaCATAGTAGATGTTACTAGAGAGCTAAATTTAATCCGAACAATCTTTCTTGAAG GTGTTCATGCCTCGCGAGTAATTAAACCAGAAATAAATTTCCGCCATCATTTGGAATAG
- the LOC11426285 gene encoding probable LRR receptor-like serine/threonine-protein kinase At3g47570 isoform X1, whose amino-acid sequence MKHFSFFLPIFWYLYLHLLLLVLPLNLTWFCPNRTVAIAEALALGNQTDHLALLQFKESISSDPNGVLDSWNSSIHFCNWHGITCNPMHQRVTKLNLQGYKLHGSMSPYIGNLSRIRNINLKNNTFFGKIPQELGRLLHLHQLLLDNNLFSGEIPINLTSCSNLKVLHLFGNNLTGKIPAEIGSLQKLIIVNIGKNNLTGGISPFIGNLSSLISFGVVYNNLEGDIPREICRLKNLIIITVTDNKLSGTFPPCLYNMSSLTLISTADNHFSGSLPSNMFQTLPNLRSFEIGGNKILGSIPTSIVNASTLTSFDISGNHFVGQVPSLGKLQDLNLLNLEMNILGDNSTKDLGFLKTMTNCSNLQVLSLAANNFGGCLPNSVGNLSFQLSELYLGGNEISGKIPEELGNLVNLTLLSMGHNHFEGIIPANFGKFQSMQRLDLRQNKLSGDIPYFIGNLSQLFDLHMEENMLEGNIPLSIGECQMLQYLNLSQNNLQGAIPLEIFSIFSLTTGLDLSQNSLSGSLPDEVGLLKNIHKLDVSENHLSGDIPITIGECISLEYLHLQGNSLHGTIPSTLASLKVLQYLDMSRNQLSGSIPEGLQNIVFLEYFNASFNMLEGEVPINGVFKNASGLSVTGNNKLCGGILELHLSPCPVNFIKPTQHHNFRLIAVLISVISFLLILMFILIMYCVRKRNRKSSSDTGTTDHLTKVSYQELHHGTDEFSDRNLIGSGSFGTVYKGNIVSQDKVVAIKVLNLKKKGAHKSFIAECNALKNIRHRNLVKVITCCSSIDYKGGEFKALVFDYMKNGSLEQWLYPWTVDSEYPRTLNLVQRLNISIDIASALHYLHCECEQVVIHCDIKPSNILLDDNMVAHVSDFGIARLISAIDGTSHKETSTTTISGTIGYAPPEYGMGSEASTYGDMYSFGMLVLEMITGRRPTDERFEDGQNLRTFAESSLAGNLSQILDQHFVPRDEEAAIEDGNSENLIPAVKNCLVSVLRIGLACSRESPKERMNIVDVTRELNLIRTIFLEGVHASRVIKPEINFRHHLE is encoded by the exons ATGaagcatttttctttcttcttaccTATATTTTGGTATTTATACCTTCATCTCCTTCTTCTAGTTCTTCCTTTGAACTTAACTTGGTTTTGCCCAAACAGAACTGTAGCAATAGCAGAGGCCTTGGCATTAGGAAACCAAACTGATCATCTTGCATTGCTCCAATTCAAAGAATCAATATCCAGTGACCCAAATGGAGTCTTAGATTCTTGGAATTCTTCTATCCACTTCTGCAACTGGCATGGAATCACATGCAACCCCATGCATCAAAGAGTTACAAAATTGAACTTACAAGGATACAAGTTGCATGGATCCATGTCACCTTACATTGGCAATCTCTCTCGTATAAGAAACATCAACCTTAAAAACAATACCTTCTTTGGAAAAATTCCACAGGAACTCGGTCGGTTGTTACATCTGCATCAACTTTTGCTCGACAATAACTTGTTTTCAGGAGAAATTCCTATAAACTTGACAAGTTGTTCGAATCttaaagttttgcacttatttGGAAACAATCTAACTGGCAAAATACCAGCTGAAATTGGTTCTCTTCAAAAACTTATTATAGTGAACATtggaaaaaacaatttaacaggAGGAATCTCGCCATTCATAGGTAACCTTTCTTCCTTGATAAGTTTTGGGgttgtttataataatttagAGGGAGATATTCCACGAGAAATATGTCGCCTAAAAAACTTGATAATAATAACAGTGACTGACAACAAACTATCAGGTACATTTCCACCTTGTCTCTACAATATGTCATCTCTTACATTGATCTCAACAGCAGATAATCACTTTAGTGGCTCTCTTCCATCAAATATGTTCCAAACTCTCCCTAATCTCCGATCTTTTGAAATAGGAGGGAATAAAATCTTAGGTTCAATCCCAACTTCCATTGTAAATGCTTCTACTTTGACATCATTTGACATTAGTGGAAACCATTTTGTTGGACAAGTTCCAAGTCTAGGGAAGCTACAAGATCTTAATTTGCTAAATCTTGAAATGAACATTCTAGGTGACAATTCAACTAAGGATTTAGGGTTTTTGAAAACTATGACAAATTGTAGTAACTTACAAGTGCTTAGTTTAGCTGCTAATAATTTTGGAGGTTGCCTGCCAAATTCCGTGGGCAATTTATCCTTCCAACTTAGTGAACTATACCTTGGGGGTAATGAGATATCAGGAAAAATTCCAGAAGAGTTAGGAAATCTAGTAAACTTAACTCTCTTGAGCATGGGACATAACCACTTTGAAGGAATTATCCCGGCTAATTTTGGAAAGTTCCAAAGCATGCAAAGGTTAGATTTGCGTCAAAACAAGTTATCAGGAGATATACCATATTTCATAGGCAACCTCAGTCAGCTGTTTGATTTGCATATGGAAGAAAACATGTTAGAAGGAAATATTCCTTTGAGTATTGGGGAATGCCAAATGTTACAATATCTAAACCTTTCGCAAAACAACCTTCAAGGAGCCATACCCTTAgaaatttttagtattttttccTTAACAACGGGATTGGACTTATCACAAAATTCATTGAGTGGTAGTTTACCTGATGAAGTGGGTTtgctaaaaaatattcataagcTAGATGTCTCTGAAAATCATCTGTCGGGTGACATTCCAATAACAATTGGTGAATGCATAAGTTTAGAATACCTTCACTTACAGGGGAACTCTCTTCACGGAACCATACCTTCCACTTTGGCATCTCTCAAAGTTCTTCAATATTTAGACATGTCTAGAAATCAGTTGTCTGGATCAATTCCTGAAGGTCTCCAAAATATTGTTTTCCTAGAATACTTCAATGCATCTTTCAACATGTTGGAAGGTGAGGTTCCAATCAATGGTGTCTTTAAAAATGCAAGCGGTTTATCAGTGACTGGAAACAACAAGCTCTGTGGAGGAATTTTAGAGCTGCATCTATCTCCGTGCCCTGTCAACTTTATAAAACCTACACAACACCACAATTTTAGGTTGATAGCAGTATTAATTAGTGTGATTTCTTTCCTTCTTATACTGATGTTTATTCTAATCATGTACTGTGTGAGGAAAAGGAATAGGAAATCATCTTCTGATACAGGAACGACTGACCACCTAACTAAGGTTTCATACCAAGAACTACATCATGGAACTGATGAGTTCTCAGATAGAAATTTGATTGGATCAGGAAGTTTTGGTACCGTATACAAAGGAAATATTGTATCACAAGATAAAGTTGTTGCTATAAAGGTTCTGAACCTCAAAAAGAAGGGAGCTCATAAGAGTTTTATTGCTGAATGTAATGCACTCAAAAATATTAGACATCGAAATTTGGTCAAGGTTATAACATGTTGTTCTAGTATTGATTATAAAGGTGGAGAATTTAAAGCTTTAGTTTTTGATTACATGAAAAATGGAAGCTTAGAACAATGGCTTTATCCCTGGACAGTGGATTCAGAGTATCCTAGAACATTGAACCTTGTTCAAAGACTAAATATCTCCATTGATATTGCTTCTGCATTACATTATCTTCATTGTGAATGTGAGCAAGTGGTCATTCATTGTGATATCAAGCCAAGCAACATCCTTCTCGATGATAACATGGTTGCTCACGTGAGTGATTTTGGCATAGCAAGACTTATCTCAGCCATTGACGGTACCTCTCATAAGGAAACTAGTACAACTACAATATCAGGGACCATTGGCTATGCTCCCCCAG AGTATGGAATGGGTTCTGAAGCATCAACATATGGTGACATGTATAGCTTTGGGATGCTCGTGTTGGAAATGATTACTGGAAGAAGACCTACAGATGAAAGATTTGAGGATGGTCAAAATCTACGTACGTTTGCTGAAAGTTCATTAGCTGGTAATCTTTCACAGATTTTGGACCAACATTTTGTACCAAGAGATGAAGAAGCAGCAATAGAAGATGGAAATAGTGAGAATCTTATTCCAGCTGTAAAGAATTGCTTAGTTTCAGTTTTAAGGATTGGACTTGCCTGTTCAAGAGAATCaccaaaagaaagaatgaaCATAGTAGATGTTACTAGAGAGCTAAATTTAATCCGAACAATCTTTCTTGAAG GTGTTCATGCCTCGCGAGTAATTAAACCAGAAATAAATTTCCGCCATCATTTGGAATAG